Proteins from a single region of Acidianus ambivalens:
- a CDS encoding SMP-30/gluconolactonase/LRE family protein, translated as MEKISPYSGDLYEGPIWHPTENVLYWVNILAGTIHRLDLKKSTYLEIKLKDYVSSISPRVTGGLIATSDQGFYAVNLDGDVKEIYKVKDWDPRNRFNDGKCDAVGRYWIGTMNLEEKYPTAGFYVLDTDLSFKKVLDNVTISNGLAWSSDNKTLYYIDTPTKKIFEFDFDLEKGKISNKRTLIDLSSIQGSPDGMTIDSKDNLWVALFGGGKVIKIDTKTKEIVDEIPVPTPNVTSVTFGGENLSTLYITTAKIHLTTPDENAGYVYAEKVSATGTKINFCGI; from the coding sequence ATGGAAAAGATTTCTCCTTATAGCGGAGATCTTTATGAAGGTCCGATTTGGCATCCAACAGAAAACGTACTTTATTGGGTCAATATCTTAGCTGGGACAATTCATAGACTAGATTTAAAGAAATCGACTTATCTTGAAATAAAACTTAAAGATTACGTAAGTTCAATTTCACCTAGAGTGACAGGAGGATTAATTGCAACTTCTGATCAAGGTTTTTATGCAGTAAACCTTGATGGCGATGTTAAAGAAATTTATAAAGTAAAAGACTGGGATCCAAGAAATAGGTTTAATGACGGAAAATGCGATGCTGTAGGGAGATATTGGATAGGTACGATGAATTTGGAAGAAAAATATCCTACAGCAGGCTTTTATGTTTTAGATACCGATCTTTCGTTTAAGAAAGTCCTAGATAACGTAACGATTTCCAACGGTCTAGCCTGGAGCTCTGATAATAAAACTTTATATTATATTGATACGCCTACTAAGAAAATTTTCGAGTTTGATTTTGATCTAGAGAAAGGTAAAATAAGTAATAAGAGAACCCTTATAGATTTATCGTCAATTCAAGGAAGTCCTGACGGAATGACTATAGATTCCAAGGATAATTTGTGGGTAGCTTTATTTGGAGGAGGTAAAGTTATAAAAATTGATACAAAAACTAAGGAAATTGTTGACGAGATTCCAGTTCCTACTCCTAATGTTACTTCAGTAACTTTTGGTGGTGAAAATCTTTCAACACTTTATATTACGACTGCTAAAATTCATTTAACAACTCCAGACGAAAATGCAGGTTATGTTTACGCCGAAAAGGTGTCTGCAACTGGTACTAAAATTAATTTTTGCGGAATTTAG
- the csa3 gene encoding CRISPR-associated CARF protein Csa3 produces MILVTTFGFDEKFQIRAVLNYGKNIEKVIIVTSITDSDKVKKALSSFTTFLDNSSISYEIVKVDPINFINSVAVIAYYLPTDKKIIANLSGGMRAIIMETLTALALKGVDADVEIETEDFQGKISFKVSDLTRGDINTDHLLILREIWRGNRSIYKLAKATGMSTSAVSRKLSKLLKYGYIRREDTSYILNNKGMIMALMMEMADENA; encoded by the coding sequence ATGATATTAGTAACAACCTTTGGCTTTGACGAGAAATTTCAGATAAGGGCAGTGCTCAATTACGGTAAGAATATAGAAAAAGTGATAATAGTAACGTCTATTACAGACAGCGATAAAGTTAAGAAAGCATTATCATCGTTTACAACATTTCTCGATAATTCGTCAATAAGTTACGAAATAGTCAAAGTAGATCCTATAAATTTTATAAATTCTGTCGCAGTAATAGCATATTATTTACCGACAGATAAGAAAATTATTGCAAATCTAAGCGGAGGTATGAGAGCTATAATAATGGAGACGCTTACAGCTTTGGCATTAAAAGGAGTAGACGCTGATGTCGAAATAGAAACAGAAGATTTTCAAGGTAAAATTTCTTTTAAAGTATCTGATCTTACCAGGGGTGATATAAATACTGATCATCTTCTTATACTAAGGGAAATATGGAGAGGGAATAGAAGTATTTATAAGTTGGCAAAAGCTACTGGAATGTCGACATCTGCTGTAAGCAGAAAGCTTTCAAAACTATTAAAATATGGCTATATTAGAAGGGAAGACACTAGTTATATTTTAAATAATAAAGGAATGATAATGGCACTAATGATGGAAATGGCAGACGAAAACGCTTAG